In Mustelus asterias unplaced genomic scaffold, sMusAst1.hap1.1 HAP1_SCAFFOLD_2839, whole genome shotgun sequence, a genomic segment contains:
- the LOC144490070 gene encoding uncharacterized protein LOC144490070 has protein sequence MSGQRSEDSQVDEVASELINLSLTKQDEQPSSEDGAVAEKQKVPDSLDSPHTISSSSQGIHIYLIHEANTTYYKVGHSKNPTERCRGLQTGNPRQLTREHEVRVRDKEAEGRVLEALQEYKADLGGGTEWFRLDTKARVNEAKAAMNNEKWPDLPH, from the exons ATG AGTGGACAAAGATCAGAGGATTCTCAGGTTGATGAGGTTGCGAGTGAATTGATCAACCTGTCGCTTACAAAACAAGACGAACAGCCCAGCAGCGAGGATGGAGCAGTTGCTGAGAAACAGAAAGTACCAGATTCACTGGATTCGCCGCACACGATTTCGAGCAGCTCTCAG GGTATACACATCTACTTAATCCATGAGGCAAACACCACATATTACAAAGTGGGCCATTCTAAAAATCCCACGGAACGGTGCCGTGGACTTCAGACAGGAAACCCCCGACAACTGACGCGTGAGCATGAAGTACGGGTGAGGGACAAGGAGGCAGAGGGAAGggttcttgaagcactgcaggaATACAAAGCAGACCTGGGCGGAGGCACCGAGTGGTTTCGTCTCGACACCAAAGCAAGAGTTAATGAGGCAAAAGCAGCAATGAACAATGAGAAATGGCCAGATCTGCCGCACTAA